In Mycobacterium sp. Aquia_216, a genomic segment contains:
- a CDS encoding Rv0361 family membrane protein — protein sequence MGGPHSPNHAVGGDGPAPYSEPVDFPHDPPVGDTAYAPGPAHEPPPGGYPGPPPGYAKRRSPRRVIIGVVAAITLVAALTAAIVYGVRTNGANTGAAFSETSAKTAIQGYLDALESRNTEEIARNALCGLYDGVRDRRSDQALAKLSSDAFRKQFSKVELTSVDKIVYLSQYQAQALFTMQVSPATGGPLRGQVQGVAQLLFQRGDILVCSYVLRTGGSY from the coding sequence CCACTCGCCGAACCACGCTGTCGGCGGCGATGGACCCGCGCCCTACAGCGAGCCGGTCGACTTCCCGCACGATCCCCCGGTCGGCGACACCGCCTACGCGCCCGGGCCAGCCCACGAACCGCCGCCGGGCGGATACCCCGGCCCGCCGCCGGGGTATGCGAAGCGGCGCTCACCGCGGCGGGTGATCATCGGGGTGGTGGCGGCCATCACACTGGTCGCCGCGCTGACGGCGGCGATCGTCTACGGGGTGCGCACCAATGGGGCCAATACCGGTGCCGCGTTCTCCGAGACATCGGCCAAAACCGCGATTCAGGGCTATCTGGACGCGCTGGAGAGCCGCAACACCGAGGAGATCGCCCGCAACGCGCTCTGCGGCCTGTATGACGGCGTGCGCGACAGGCGTTCCGACCAGGCGCTGGCCAAGTTGAGCAGCGACGCGTTCCGCAAGCAGTTTTCGAAGGTCGAGCTGACCTCGGTCGACAAGATCGTCTACTTGTCGCAGTACCAGGCTCAGGCGCTGTTCACGATGCAGGTTTCGCCTGCCACCGGCGGCCCGCTGCGCGGTCAGGTCCAAGGCGTCGCGCAGCTGCTGTTCCAGCGCGGCGACATCTTGGTGTGCTCGTACGTGCTGCGTACCGGGGGCTCGTACTAA
- a CDS encoding HesB/IscA family protein: MTVQNESSATTTHGVILTEAAATKAKSLLDQEGRDDLALRIAVQPGGCAGLRYNLFFDDRALDGDLTADFGGVKLTVDRMSAPYVQGASIDFVDTIEKQGFTIDNPNATGSCACGDSFN, encoded by the coding sequence ATGACGGTGCAAAACGAGTCGAGCGCCACGACCACCCACGGCGTAATCCTGACCGAGGCCGCCGCCACCAAGGCGAAGTCCCTGCTGGACCAAGAGGGACGCGACGACCTGGCGCTGCGTATCGCGGTGCAGCCGGGCGGATGCGCTGGCCTGCGCTACAACCTGTTCTTCGACGACCGCGCGCTGGACGGCGACCTGACCGCGGACTTCGGTGGTGTGAAGCTGACGGTGGACCGGATGAGCGCGCCCTACGTGCAAGGCGCGTCGATCGACTTCGTGGACACCATCGAGAAGCAGGGCTTCACCATCGACAACCCCAACGCCACCGGTTCGTGCGCCTGCGGGGACTCCTTCAACTGA
- a CDS encoding glycerate kinase family protein, whose product MRVLVAPDCYGDSLSAVEAAAAIATGWGRSRPGDQFIVAPQSDGGPGFVDVLANRVGEKRSVEVSGPMDTTVDAEWVWDAASATAYLECAQACGTGLLGRPADPETALTAHSRGVGQLIAEALRCGARRIVVGLGGSACTDGGQGMIAELGGLEVARRQLADVELIAAADTEYPLVGPWGAARVFGPQKGADTATVAALEVRLEAWALQLEAAAGRDVSSEPGAAAAGGIGAGLLALGGRCEYGAEIIAEHTHLEEDLETADMIVTGEGKFDEQSLHGKVVGSLAAAAGPLGIPVIVLAGQVGLEKTAVRTAGIMSALSMAEYAGSVGLALADAANQLMGLASQVAARLGNSGPARYR is encoded by the coding sequence ATGCGGGTGCTGGTGGCCCCGGATTGCTACGGCGACAGTCTTTCGGCGGTAGAAGCTGCCGCCGCTATCGCGACCGGCTGGGGTCGGTCGCGTCCGGGCGACCAGTTCATCGTTGCCCCGCAGTCCGACGGCGGCCCGGGTTTCGTCGACGTGCTGGCCAATCGAGTGGGGGAGAAGCGATCCGTCGAGGTCTCCGGGCCGATGGACACGACGGTGGATGCGGAATGGGTGTGGGACGCGGCGTCGGCGACCGCGTACCTGGAGTGTGCGCAGGCCTGCGGCACGGGATTACTCGGCCGTCCGGCCGACCCGGAGACGGCGCTGACGGCGCACAGCAGGGGAGTCGGACAGCTCATCGCCGAAGCGCTGCGGTGCGGGGCGAGGCGGATCGTGGTCGGGCTCGGCGGCAGCGCGTGCACCGACGGCGGGCAGGGCATGATCGCCGAGCTGGGCGGCCTGGAAGTCGCTCGGCGGCAGTTGGCCGACGTCGAGCTCATCGCGGCCGCGGACACCGAATATCCGCTGGTGGGGCCCTGGGGTGCGGCCAGGGTGTTCGGGCCGCAGAAGGGCGCCGACACGGCCACCGTCGCGGCACTGGAAGTCCGCCTCGAGGCGTGGGCGCTGCAACTGGAAGCGGCGGCCGGACGTGACGTCAGCTCCGAACCCGGGGCCGCCGCCGCCGGGGGGATCGGCGCGGGTCTGCTCGCGCTCGGAGGCCGCTGCGAGTACGGCGCCGAGATCATCGCCGAGCACACCCACTTGGAGGAGGACCTCGAGACGGCAGACATGATCGTCACCGGTGAGGGCAAGTTCGACGAGCAGTCGCTGCACGGGAAGGTGGTCGGGTCGCTCGCGGCCGCGGCCGGCCCGCTGGGGATTCCGGTGATCGTGCTGGCCGGGCAGGTCGGTCTGGAGAAAACCGCGGTGCGCACGGCGGGCATCATGTCCGCGCTGTCCATGGCCGAGTACGCCGGCTCGGTGGGATTGGCACTGGCCGACGCGGCAAATCAGCTGATGGGATTAGCGTCACAGGTGGCGGCGCGGCTCGGGAATAGCGGTCCCGCGAGGTACCGTTGA
- a CDS encoding DUF3043 domain-containing protein has translation MKLLGRKKTHAQVPDGDLVAPATSDAASDAASRAARRTDPKGRPTPKREAARRNAKKGPVAPAPKTAAEARARRKTLAGPKLSREERKAERTAGRARMTDRRERMLAGDEAYLLPRDQGPIRRYVRDVVDSRRNVLGLFMPSTLALLFVMFAVPQLQLFISPAMLVITVVMGIDGVILGRKVSKLVDAKFPSNTESRWKLGLYAAGRASQMRRMRAPRPQVERGSRVD, from the coding sequence GTGAAGTTGTTGGGCCGTAAGAAAACCCATGCGCAGGTCCCGGACGGCGACCTCGTGGCACCGGCCACCTCCGATGCCGCCTCGGATGCGGCGTCTCGCGCGGCACGCCGGACCGACCCCAAGGGCCGGCCCACGCCCAAGCGCGAAGCCGCCCGACGGAATGCGAAGAAGGGGCCCGTTGCCCCGGCACCCAAGACCGCCGCCGAGGCGCGGGCTCGCCGCAAAACCTTGGCCGGCCCCAAACTCAGCCGCGAGGAGCGCAAAGCCGAGCGCACTGCCGGCCGGGCCCGGATGACCGATCGCCGGGAACGCATGCTGGCCGGTGACGAGGCATACCTGCTGCCACGCGACCAGGGTCCGATCCGCCGCTATGTGCGCGACGTGGTGGATTCCCGGCGCAACGTGCTCGGCCTGTTCATGCCGTCGACGCTGGCCCTGCTCTTCGTGATGTTCGCCGTTCCGCAACTGCAGCTGTTCATCTCGCCCGCAATGCTGGTGATTACTGTGGTCATGGGCATCGACGGCGTGATCCTGGGCCGCAAGGTCAGCAAGCTGGTCGACGCGAAATTCCCGAGCAACACCGAAAGCCGTTGGAAGCTTGGGCTTTATGCGGCCGGTCGGGCTTCCCAGATGCGCCGGATGCGGGCTCCCCGGCCCCAGGTCGAGCGCGGCAGCCGTGTCGACTGA
- a CDS encoding bifunctional adenosylcobinamide kinase/adenosylcobinamide-phosphate guanylyltransferase, translating to MRTLVLGGIRSGKSRWAEEAIARSLPPGQPVRYLASGPGGQDDADWAHRVATHRDRRPAHWSTVETQDITSELRRSPNTPTLVDDLGAWLTGTLDRHHAWENGSVAAPIDEMVGAVAAFESTLVLVSPEVGLTVVPATASGRRFADELGSVNQRVAALCEQVVLVMAGQPVSIKPSGR from the coding sequence GTGCGCACCCTGGTGCTCGGCGGGATCAGGTCGGGCAAGTCCCGCTGGGCCGAGGAGGCCATCGCCAGGTCCCTTCCCCCCGGCCAGCCGGTCCGTTACCTGGCGTCGGGCCCCGGCGGCCAGGATGATGCGGACTGGGCACACCGGGTCGCCACACACCGCGACCGTCGGCCCGCGCACTGGTCGACAGTCGAAACTCAGGACATCACAAGCGAATTACGGCGGTCGCCAAATACCCCGACGCTGGTCGACGACCTCGGCGCCTGGCTGACCGGCACGCTGGATCGCCACCACGCATGGGAGAACGGCTCGGTCGCCGCGCCGATCGACGAAATGGTCGGCGCGGTCGCCGCATTTGAATCGACGCTGGTGCTCGTCAGTCCAGAGGTGGGGCTGACCGTGGTGCCCGCCACCGCGTCGGGCCGCCGGTTTGCCGACGAGCTGGGTTCGGTCAACCAACGCGTCGCGGCACTGTGCGAGCAGGTGGTGTTGGTGATGGCCGGTCAGCCGGTGTCGATCAAACCGTCAGGGAGATAA